Below is a genomic region from Granulicella sp. L56.
GGAGATGTTGGCTGAGCTCGACGAGCTGCCGGGCGTGCTGATCGTCTTCAACCATCCCATCTGGGACCTCTATCGCATCGGCAACGAGCGGCACAACGTGCTGGTCAACGAGTTTCTTGCGGTCAACGGACAGTACATCCATGCCCTCGAGCTGAACGGCCTTCGTGACTGGAAGGAGAACCGCGAGGTATCCGAGCTGGCCCAAAAGTGGAACCAACTGGTCATCAGCGGCGGCGACCGGCACGGCATCGAGCCCAACGCGAACATCAACCTGACCCGCGCTGCCAGCTTTACCGAGTTCGTCCACGAGGTGAGGCGCGAGCGAGAGAGCCACGTGCTCTTCATGCCGCAGTATGCGGAGCCGTGGAAGCACAGGATCCTGCAATCTACGCTGGATGCGATTCGCGATTACCCACACTTTCCCGAGGGCTCTCGCCGCTGGGACCAACGTGTCTATCATCCCGACAGCCGGGGCGTGATGCAGCCCCTCTCCGAGCTGTGGACGACGGGACACGCTCCCCTCTACCTTCGCAGCGTGCTGAGCGCGGTACGGCTGATGGGCGCGGCACCGCTCTCCGGCGGCCTGCGGATGGCATGGAACGATGCAGGAGAGATGCGCGCCGCTCTGGCGAAGCTCGACGCCTGAGCGTTAGTCTGAGAGCGATGCGTGTGCCGCGTGTTGCCTACTTTCCCGATTCGTTCCATGAGGTCAATGGAGTTGCGCATACCAGCCGTAACTTCGTGGCGTTTGCGGAGCGACAGAATCTGCCGTTCCTCTGCGTTCGCGCAGGCGGCAGAACTCAGGCCTTCGAGCAGGCAGGCGAGCTGCGAACGCTAGAGCTGAGCCGCGGCTGGGCGTCGGTCGGTCTTGAAAAAGATCTCGCGTTCGACGCGCTGTTCTGGCGTCATGCCAGTGCGATTCGCCGCGAGCTGGAACGCTTTCAACCGGATGTGATCCACATCACCGGGCCGAGCGAGCTGGGCATGTTGGGCGCTTACTTCGCGTGGAGGCTGAATATTCCGCTCGCCGCATCGTGGCATACCAATGTCCACGAGTACGCCGGGCGGCGCATGAACTGGCTGACGCAATATCTGTCGGAGAGGCAAGGGCTAGCAACAGAGCGAAGCATCGAGGCCGGTGCGCTGCATGTGACGTCGCGCTTCTACCGGCTGGCGAAGATATTGTTCGCGCCCAACGACGAACTCTGCAAGCTGCTGGAGAAG
It encodes:
- a CDS encoding PHP domain-containing protein, which gives rise to MSQSSISYLWREPEAAKSFTTGVSLHSHTNQSQETLDFIAELSKNWGVLQPLMRWCEDRCNRLTGIQPDYARSYWTPPLTPSLAFDLERSQIEDRLQMPGLVSLTDHDDIQAPMLLRSVPSSRHIPVSVEWTVPFGKTAFHLGIHNLPSATGAQWMERLKALTATPVETRQPNLLKEMLAELDELPGVLIVFNHPIWDLYRIGNERHNVLVNEFLAVNGQYIHALELNGLRDWKENREVSELAQKWNQLVISGGDRHGIEPNANINLTRAASFTEFVHEVRRERESHVLFMPQYAEPWKHRILQSTLDAIRDYPHFPEGSRRWDQRVYHPDSRGVMQPLSELWTTGHAPLYLRSVLSAVRLMGAAPLSGGLRMAWNDAGEMRAALAKLDA